The DNA sequence AGCAACCGGTAGATAACTCTGATGGGGCATTCATCTCCGAACATGCTGTAAATGCCATCCGCCAGGTACCATATTTTCGCATGCTTTGCCTGTAATGCAATGATACGTTCTTCCAGCAGGTCCATCCTGCTGTGGCGGACAATCTCCACGTGTATGCCACGAGGTTTCAGGAGATTGACAGCCGTTTGTACTGAGTTGTGTACCTGCTGATCGATAATCACTGCATCCTCATCATTGACCAACGCCGGTATAGCGGCTATGTGTCCCAGGGTAGTTGTCGGGGTTATGACACAATGAGCTTCAAACATTCTCTCCAGCAGTTCCTCCAATTCTTTATACAATGTCAGCGACACATAGGCCCTGGATTCAGAAAACTGTGTGCCATAACGCTCTATAGCATCCTGCGCGGCCTGCTTCAACCGGGGATCGAATTCCAGTCCCAGGTAACTGCACGAACCGAAATTGACAACCCGTTTCCCTCGCAACGTAACGGCATTGCCTGTGAACCGTTCATCCTCTGTATAGAGATGCACGATCCCATGTTGCATACCCTCGGCGACAATCCGGCTTACCGTATCTACAAAAGCATTTCCTTTCCGCATACAAGACGCTTAATCCTGAAAATGCAATATTTGGAATTGAGCGATTCACTAACAACCTCATAAGTATTGATTTTTATTCCTTAACTTTATGGAATAGAGTCTCCATATAAATATGGAAAGCCCTTTCCATTACATCTTTAACTTATTGATACCCACTCCTATGAAAACCGAGTCAGACACACCTTTTGTTCATTTTCTTTTACGGGACGGACTGTTGATTGCCACCTATAAAAAAGGGTTAAAAGTCAACCTTGCTATTGCCAGGCAGATCGTGCAAAGCCGGCTTGATTTCATGGAATTCAAGCCCGTGGCGACGCTGATCCGGTCGGAAGGCCACATGACAATAGATAAAAAAGCACGGGATTTTTTTGCCTCTCCGGAAGGTACCTGGGGATTGATTGCCGCAGCTATGGTTCCTTGTAATCCTTTCGACTGGGCGCTCGGCAGCTTTTTTCTCCATGTTCGTAAACCTCCGATGCCGACCCGGGTTTTTTCTCATGAGGACTCAGCCATCAAATGGTTGTGTAAATTTGTTAATGAAAAAAAATAATCTTGCAACTGTGGATTTGCGTTTCAAACAAATGATCAACACCTTGAGCGCTTATGCCGCCGGTAATTTTAACTGCAGCATTAAGATCAGCAACCGCTATGATGAGTTGGATGCTATTGCCGAAAGCATCAATATGGTCGGGCAGGAACTGAAAGCTGTGACTATTTCCCGGAACTATTTTAATAACATTTTCCATTCGGTATCCGATATGATATTCGTCCTGGATAAATCGGGCCATATTATAGATACCAATCGAATGGTTTATGATCAACTGGGTTATTTAAAGGACGCATTACTGGGCATAAAGGTGGACGAGTTGTCAAGTGATGGACAGGATTCCATCACCGAAGATATATTAAGGGATCTGAAACAACCGGGAGAAAAGCTGCACAAAGATTATTATTTCAAAACAAGCGCAGGTAACCAGTTACCTGTTCATATCAGCGCTTCCTACCTGACCGGTGATCATGGTAAAAAAAGCGGCATACTGATCATTGCTAAAGACCGTACCAGGCAAATAGAGAACGAAAATCGTGTCATCCGTGCCATCATTGATACGCAGGAAGAAGAACGTCAGCGCCTGGCGCGGGATCTTCATGACAGCCTGGGCCAGGAACTGGCCGGCGTAAAGTTTTCTATCTCTTCTATCGGCGAAAGATGCAAGGACACTAAAGAGAAAATACTACTGGAAAAATCTGACCATGCGCTGGATCAGATTATCTCTGATATGCGGGATATCTGTTTCAACCTGCTTCCGAAAACGCTGGTAGAATTCGGGTTACTCCAGGCCGTAAAGGAACTCTGCCGGTACACCGAACTGACAAACCAGGTGACTTTTCAGCTTAAGTCAGACGATTCTTTCCCAAATTTATCCAAGGAGATGGCAGTGGATGTTTACCGGGTAA is a window from the bacterium genome containing:
- a CDS encoding pyridoxal phosphate-dependent aminotransferase family protein, encoding MRKGNAFVDTVSRIVAEGMQHGIVHLYTEDERFTGNAVTLRGKRVVNFGSCSYLGLEFDPRLKQAAQDAIERYGTQFSESRAYVSLTLYKELEELLERMFEAHCVITPTTTLGHIAAIPALVNDEDAVIIDQQVHNSVQTAVNLLKPRGIHVEIVRHSRMDLLEERIIALQAKHAKIWYLADGIYSMFGDECPIRVIYRLL
- a CDS encoding PAS domain S-box protein; amino-acid sequence: MFVNLRCRPGFFLMRTQPSNGCVNLLMKKNNLATVDLRFKQMINTLSAYAAGNFNCSIKISNRYDELDAIAESINMVGQELKAVTISRNYFNNIFHSVSDMIFVLDKSGHIIDTNRMVYDQLGYLKDALLGIKVDELSSDGQDSITEDILRDLKQPGEKLHKDYYFKTSAGNQLPVHISASYLTGDHGKKSGILIIAKDRTRQIENENRVIRAIIDTQEEERQRLARDLHDSLGQELAGVKFSISSIGERCKDTKEKILLEKSDHALDQIISDMRDICFNLLPKTLVEFGLLQAVKELCRYTELTNQVTFQLKSDDSFPNLSKEMAVDVYRVIQEFINNSIRHSQCSVIMLEFDHGTDHVSVLLQDNGKGFIPGKIRKGMGLQNMKSRIVSHTGEIIIRSSEGRGTKLKITLPITY